A stretch of DNA from Mesotoga infera:
AACGGTTGCATCTATTGCCTCGGAAAACGTGCGACGATACTGCCTGAGCAATGTGCGGATAGTGATCGCCGATGGTAGATTTGGCTTCAAAGATGAAGCTCCGTACGATGCAATAATATCCACCGTGGCTTTGCCGGGAATAACCGTCGAGCTGTTCAATCAAATGAAGATCGGCGCGAGATCTATCATCCCGATACACAGAAGCTACATGAACACGCCCGTTTTCTTGTTCGAAAAAACCGATGAAGTAACTTTGAGAGCTGTGATAAGAACAGGGGCGATCTTCATGGTTGTGAAAGACTCCAAACCAGACCCTCTATACAGTGATAATAAGTT
This window harbors:
- a CDS encoding protein-L-isoaspartate carboxylmethyltransferase, with product TVASIASENVRRYCLSNVRIVIADGRFGFKDEAPYDAIISTVALPGITVELFNQMKIGARSIIPIHRSYMNTPVFLFEKTDEVTLRAVIRTGAIFMVVKDSKPDPLYSDNKFSLELREGRFRKV